From Methanobacterium petrolearium, a single genomic window includes:
- a CDS encoding HD domain-containing protein — protein MKFIRDSVHGDLQLGEFEVSLADTPEIQRLRRIKQLGFTYLVYPGANHSRFEHSIGTMYLASRLSRNLQLDEHTQTLVRSCALLHDAGHGPFSHVSEGVINSSHEELTSKLIKESQLGDILSEKFSIKEIIKVISGKGPLGQIISGELDVDRMDYLLRDSHYTGVAYGVIDVERLIFNMKLDDGLILQSKGVQAAESMLLARYFMYPSVYQHHTTRIVNSMFRRCLKKLLEKKVINASEIYKYDDTDVISAARSQKGYIKDIITRIDTRKLYKRVYSLKLDETTNPESVFQMSLEKINKIEEEIANEVGAHPDCILVDIPEYPAFHEMTTPISLNGDTVKLGEVSNLVMALKDARFNHADLSIYLPEEYAEHAFKLNFPDFLDITD, from the coding sequence TTGAAGTTTATAAGGGACAGTGTCCATGGAGACCTTCAATTAGGGGAATTTGAGGTTAGCTTAGCTGATACTCCTGAAATTCAACGTTTGAGAAGGATAAAACAATTAGGATTCACTTATTTGGTATATCCTGGTGCTAATCATAGTCGTTTCGAGCACTCTATAGGAACTATGTACCTTGCATCACGATTGTCTCGAAATCTCCAGCTGGATGAACACACCCAAACTTTGGTGAGAAGCTGTGCCCTTCTCCACGATGCTGGCCACGGACCATTTTCCCATGTTTCTGAAGGAGTCATAAATTCTTCACATGAAGAACTCACCTCCAAACTCATCAAAGAATCACAATTAGGCGATATATTATCAGAAAAATTCTCCATAAAGGAAATCATAAAGGTTATCAGTGGTAAAGGCCCGTTAGGCCAAATAATTTCCGGAGAACTTGATGTTGACCGAATGGATTACTTACTACGTGATTCACATTACACAGGGGTTGCTTATGGGGTGATAGATGTTGAACGCCTTATTTTCAATATGAAACTGGATGATGGTCTCATACTACAAAGTAAAGGTGTGCAAGCTGCAGAATCCATGTTACTGGCACGTTACTTCATGTATCCCAGTGTTTATCAGCACCACACTACCCGAATTGTTAATTCAATGTTTAGGCGATGTTTGAAGAAACTCTTAGAAAAAAAGGTTATTAATGCCAGTGAAATATATAAATACGATGATACCGATGTTATTTCAGCTGCCAGATCCCAAAAAGGATACATAAAGGATATAATCACCAGAATCGACACCAGAAAACTCTACAAACGTGTATACTCCCTAAAACTTGATGAAACAACCAATCCTGAATCTGTTTTCCAGATGAGTTTAGAAAAGATTAATAAAATCGAAGAAGAGATCGCAAATGAAGTAGGAGCACACCCTGACTGTATATTAGTTGATATTCCAGAATATCCGGCTTTTCATGAGATGACTACTCCAATATCTCTTAATGGCGACACTGTGAAGTTAGGGGAGGTTTCCAATCTGGTGATGGCTTTGAAGGATGCCCGTTTCAACCATGCAGATCTAAGCATTTACTTGCCTGAAGAATATGCAGAGCATGCTTTTAAACTAAACTTCCCCGATTTCCTGGATATAACAGACTGA
- a CDS encoding molybdenum cofactor biosynthesis protein MoaE: protein MIIAKIINDDENITLDDLTKKIKDDSVIAECGAIFTFEGIVRGKDESKTTDKITLTSSDPEKTEKELETILKDVKKTHKIKSIAVVHYLGQFEPGDPMFLAAVAGAHRHETRAALEEIIERVKYELDFKKVEEGSAGSNIIMSGG from the coding sequence ATGATTATAGCAAAGATCATCAATGATGATGAAAACATCACCCTGGATGATTTAACAAAAAAAATTAAGGACGACTCTGTTATTGCAGAATGTGGAGCTATCTTTACTTTTGAAGGGATTGTAAGAGGTAAAGACGAATCCAAGACCACGGATAAAATCACCCTCACCTCTTCTGATCCAGAAAAAACAGAAAAGGAACTGGAAACCATTCTCAAAGATGTTAAAAAAACACACAAAATAAAATCTATAGCAGTGGTCCATTACTTAGGCCAGTTTGAACCAGGAGATCCCATGTTTCTGGCAGCAGTGGCTGGCGCCCATCGCCATGAAACCCGTGCAGCTCTGGAAGAAATCATTGAAAGGGTGAAATATGAATTGGATTTTAAAAAAGTAGAAGAGGGAAGTGCAGGTAGTAATATAATTATGTCAGGGGGTTAA
- a CDS encoding nicotinamide-nucleotide adenylyltransferase produces the protein MRGLLVGRMQPFHLGHLQVIKNILNILEEVIIVIGSSQLSHSIKDPFTAGERVMMVSKALAENGIRASRYYIIPVQDIECNSLWVAHMEMLTPPFEHVYSGNPLVQRLFTEKGYEVTEPPLFNREVYSGTEVRRRMLDGGKWEELVPESVVEVVNEIDGISRIKQLARKEVSEI, from the coding sequence ATGAGGGGACTTCTTGTTGGTAGGATGCAACCGTTTCACCTGGGACATCTTCAGGTGATCAAAAACATACTAAATATATTGGAAGAAGTGATTATTGTAATTGGAAGTTCACAACTTAGTCATAGTATCAAGGATCCTTTCACTGCTGGTGAAAGGGTAATGATGGTTAGCAAAGCCCTGGCAGAAAATGGTATACGAGCTTCTCGGTATTATATTATACCAGTACAAGATATTGAATGTAATTCTCTCTGGGTAGCTCATATGGAGATGTTAACTCCTCCATTTGAACACGTATATTCTGGAAATCCCCTGGTCCAAAGACTGTTCACTGAAAAAGGTTACGAGGTCACGGAACCACCGCTTTTCAATAGGGAAGTCTATTCAGGCACTGAAGTCAGGCGTAGGATGCTTGATGGTGGGAAATGGGAAGAATTAGTTCCTGAATCTGTTGTTGAGGTTGTTAATGAAATTGACGGTATTTCAAGAATCAAACAACTGGCCAGAAAGGAGGTTAGTGAAATATGA
- a CDS encoding ABC transporter ATP-binding protein, translating into MIKVENLSKTYHIEDGPDIKALDNVNLEVEKGEILGIIGTSGSGKSTLLRVLRGVESFEEGEITIDDVTVTPDSTPYYSRKLRKLTAIHLQRSFGLWSETALNNVIRKLYGTKYGDESLTDFDFAYGEFEAEAMEILRVVGLDHKANHFAPVLSGGEKQRLIMARQLAKKPEVLLLDEPATMSCPKTKQEILDAIKTINNDLGVTVILVSHLPEVHHYLSQRLVLMEEGRVVGEGSPDEIIKRFLKKMEPKVDGRNPEDIGDEIIKARDLKRKFYLLKGGNVLELEDINFDVNESEIVSLIGPSGAGKTVLLRIIGGLDQPDEGEVLFKLSDEWVDMHQPGISRMKTRRQMGFMHQEFALVHHAKLKDQIAGRLGVKGIKVVDEAKKKAEELGISDLALDVLYQLTDLPENEAKIRLEKIGLSADILDTLFPSFPDNKVREYAEPIFKALNLPLDVLNRRSYELSGGQKVRATLALVLTSKPKVLILDEPFGDLDPITLRMVSNSLKQINQKFDTTIIMVSHHIDFIEEVATRAIHMEDGKMIGDGKPEKECDEFIKRCKAEYLKDAAEWKEKIAEN; encoded by the coding sequence ATGATTAAAGTTGAAAATCTATCAAAAACTTATCATATAGAGGATGGCCCTGATATAAAGGCCCTGGATAATGTTAATCTGGAAGTTGAAAAGGGAGAAATATTAGGCATTATTGGAACCAGTGGATCAGGTAAGAGTACTCTTCTCCGAGTACTTAGAGGTGTGGAATCTTTTGAAGAGGGGGAAATTACCATCGATGATGTAACAGTTACACCAGACTCCACTCCCTACTATTCTCGCAAGCTACGTAAACTGACAGCAATCCACCTGCAACGTTCTTTTGGATTATGGTCTGAAACAGCGTTAAATAATGTTATAAGGAAATTGTACGGGACTAAGTATGGTGATGAATCATTAACTGATTTTGATTTTGCATATGGCGAGTTTGAAGCCGAAGCAATGGAAATTCTACGTGTTGTTGGTTTGGACCATAAGGCCAATCACTTTGCCCCAGTGTTAAGTGGTGGTGAAAAACAGAGATTAATAATGGCCAGACAACTGGCTAAAAAACCAGAAGTACTCTTGTTAGATGAACCAGCCACCATGTCATGCCCGAAAACAAAACAAGAAATTTTAGATGCTATAAAGACTATAAACAATGATTTAGGAGTTACTGTTATACTGGTGTCACATCTACCTGAAGTACATCATTATTTGTCTCAGCGTCTGGTTCTAATGGAAGAAGGCAGAGTAGTAGGCGAAGGATCCCCTGATGAGATCATTAAAAGGTTCCTTAAGAAAATGGAACCCAAAGTAGATGGTAGGAATCCAGAGGATATTGGTGATGAGATAATCAAAGCCCGTGACTTAAAGAGGAAGTTTTATCTTCTCAAAGGTGGTAATGTTCTGGAGTTGGAAGATATTAACTTCGATGTTAATGAGAGTGAAATCGTTTCCCTCATCGGTCCCAGTGGTGCTGGCAAAACAGTTTTACTCCGTATTATTGGTGGTTTAGATCAGCCAGATGAAGGTGAAGTTTTATTCAAATTAAGTGATGAATGGGTGGATATGCATCAGCCTGGAATCAGTAGGATGAAAACCAGGCGACAAATGGGATTCATGCATCAAGAATTCGCCCTGGTACACCATGCTAAACTCAAAGACCAAATAGCAGGAAGATTAGGGGTGAAAGGAATAAAAGTGGTGGATGAAGCTAAGAAAAAGGCTGAAGAATTAGGTATAAGTGATCTGGCTTTAGACGTATTATACCAACTCACTGACCTTCCTGAAAACGAAGCTAAAATCCGGTTAGAGAAAATAGGCCTTTCAGCAGATATTTTAGACACATTATTCCCAAGTTTTCCAGATAACAAGGTCAGAGAATATGCAGAACCCATATTCAAAGCCCTTAATCTCCCCTTAGATGTGCTCAACCGGCGTTCATATGAATTATCAGGCGGACAGAAGGTTAGAGCCACCCTGGCCCTGGTATTAACATCCAAACCAAAAGTTCTGATACTAGATGAACCATTTGGTGATCTAGACCCAATCACCCTTAGAATGGTTTCAAACTCCCTCAAACAGATAAACCAGAAATTTGATACCACCATCATCATGGTTAGCCACCATATTGACTTCATAGAAGAGGTAGCCACCAGAGCCATTCACATGGAAGATGGTAAAATGATTGGTGATGGAAAACCAGAAAAAGAATGTGATGAATTCATCAAAAGATGCAAAGCAGAGTATCTTAAGGATGCTGCAGAGTGGAAGGAAAAGATTGCAGAGAACTGA
- a CDS encoding flavin reductase family protein, whose protein sequence is MKFTDLDLENFYRVLAPRPTIIVTTVSPEGEVNAAPFSFTMPVSVQPPLIAVASVPSHHTYQNIEKTREMVVNIPSEDILQKLWITGEKFPKGVNELEKAGLTQMPSLKVSPPWIKESIAYMECKIDEIIACGDHNLVVGEVLKVGVRENAIKEGLLDVELTKPILHLGGKNFVVGDHRRTVD, encoded by the coding sequence ATGAAATTCACTGATCTAGATTTGGAAAATTTTTATCGGGTGCTTGCACCCCGACCAACTATCATAGTGACAACCGTTAGCCCAGAGGGGGAAGTGAATGCCGCACCTTTCTCTTTCACCATGCCAGTATCGGTGCAACCTCCTTTAATTGCAGTGGCATCGGTTCCCAGCCACCACACTTACCAGAACATTGAAAAAACCAGAGAAATGGTGGTTAACATTCCATCTGAAGATATCCTCCAAAAACTGTGGATCACTGGTGAAAAATTCCCCAAGGGAGTGAATGAACTTGAAAAGGCAGGATTGACACAAATGCCTTCTCTTAAAGTTTCTCCACCATGGATCAAAGAAAGTATTGCATATATGGAATGTAAAATAGATGAAATTATCGCATGCGGTGACCACAATTTGGTGGTGGGTGAAGTTTTGAAGGTAGGTGTTAGGGAGAATGCCATTAAAGAGGGACTACTTGATGTTGAACTAACAAAACCTATACTACATCTTGGTGGAAAAAATTTTGTGGTAGGAGATCATCGCCGGACTGTTGATTAA
- a CDS encoding universal stress protein has protein sequence MFDTIMVPTDGSEDAKRAEDMAISLAKELGSKVVAVHVIDDKLIYPYEVLEDEGKAILNNVQKKGQQNGVEVNEILIVGSPTHDMAKITEKAEADVIVISPHGKSSFEKILMGSVAESTVKTVDLPVLLVK, from the coding sequence ATGTTTGATACTATAATGGTCCCCACAGATGGATCTGAAGATGCTAAAAGGGCTGAAGACATGGCAATATCCCTGGCTAAGGAATTGGGATCCAAGGTTGTTGCAGTACACGTAATTGATGACAAACTGATATATCCTTATGAGGTACTGGAAGATGAGGGTAAAGCCATACTGAATAATGTTCAAAAGAAGGGTCAGCAGAATGGTGTTGAGGTAAATGAAATACTGATTGTGGGAAGCCCTACTCATGATATGGCTAAGATCACTGAGAAGGCAGAAGCAGATGTGATTGTTATAAGCCCCCATGGAAAATCTAGTTTTGAAAAGATTTTGATGGGCAGTGTTGCTGAAAGTACCGTTAAAACTGTTGATCTGCCCGTATTACTGGTCAAATAA
- a CDS encoding pyrimidine dimer DNA glycosylase/endonuclease V, with translation MRLWSLHPKYLDSKGLVAVWREGLLARAVLNGKTKGYKNHPQLIRFKNQKEPLIFIDSYLNNVFKEARNRGYNFDHRKIGSQITKEHITVTHGQMLYELEHLKGKLKHRERNKYLELIQIDSPAPNPIFIVIPGDIEPWEKTKTGK, from the coding sequence ATGAGACTTTGGAGCCTTCATCCCAAATACTTGGATAGTAAAGGGCTGGTAGCTGTTTGGAGAGAGGGTTTGCTGGCAAGAGCTGTCTTAAATGGGAAAACTAAAGGTTATAAAAATCATCCCCAACTTATCCGATTTAAAAATCAAAAAGAACCCCTGATTTTCATTGATTCTTATTTAAACAATGTTTTTAAGGAAGCAAGAAACAGAGGATATAATTTTGACCATAGAAAGATTGGCAGCCAAATAACCAAGGAACACATCACCGTCACTCACGGACAGATGCTGTATGAACTTGAACATTTGAAGGGTAAACTTAAACATCGTGAAAGGAATAAATACCTAGAATTGATACAAATTGATTCACCGGCCCCTAATCCGATTTTCATTGTGATTCCTGGTGATATTGAGCCATGGGAGAAAACAAAGACCGGAAAATAA
- a CDS encoding rubredoxin has protein sequence MKRYKCKVCGYIYDPEVGEPRTNTPPGTAFEDLPEDWKCPKCGAGKFRFVAI, from the coding sequence ATGAAAAGATACAAATGCAAAGTTTGTGGTTACATCTATGATCCTGAAGTTGGAGAACCCAGAACCAACACCCCACCGGGAACTGCATTCGAAGATCTGCCTGAAGATTGGAAGTGCCCCAAGTGTGGAGCTGGAAAATTCCGTTTTGTTGCCATCTGA
- the rd gene encoding rubredoxin, producing MKKYMCKPCGYIYDPEEGDDMSGIEPGTAFEDLPDDWVCPMCGAGKEMFVPVD from the coding sequence ATGAAAAAATACATGTGTAAACCCTGTGGATACATATATGACCCTGAAGAAGGAGACGACATGTCTGGAATTGAACCTGGAACCGCTTTCGAGGACTTACCTGATGACTGGGTTTGTCCAATGTGCGGAGCAGGTAAAGAGATGTTCGTACCTGTAGACTAA
- a CDS encoding ferritin: MLDDKMQKALNYQLNRELYSGYLYLAMGAYFEDKDLPGFGNWMRVQAQEELSHAMKFYDYLVQRGGRVLMAEIEKPQSEWDSPLAAFEHVYEHEQMVTGLINGLVDLAMELSDHATNNFLQWFVAEQVEEEESSSGVLQKVKLAGESGSGLYMLDQELSQRVFNPPTTSQ; this comes from the coding sequence ATGCTGGATGATAAGATGCAGAAAGCCCTGAACTACCAGTTGAACCGAGAATTATACTCAGGTTATCTATATCTGGCCATGGGAGCCTACTTTGAAGATAAGGACTTGCCTGGTTTTGGTAACTGGATGAGAGTCCAGGCCCAGGAAGAGTTAAGCCATGCCATGAAGTTTTATGACTATCTGGTGCAGAGGGGTGGTCGTGTGCTGATGGCTGAGATTGAAAAACCACAAAGTGAATGGGACTCACCCCTGGCTGCCTTTGAACATGTTTACGAACATGAACAGATGGTCACTGGCCTCATCAATGGTCTGGTGGATCTGGCCATGGAATTATCAGACCATGCCACCAACAATTTCCTGCAATGGTTTGTTGCAGAACAGGTTGAAGAGGAAGAATCCTCCAGTGGAGTGCTCCAAAAGGTAAAACTAGCAGGAGAATCCGGTAGCGGATTATACATGCTTGACCAGGAATTATCTCAGAGAGTATTCAACCCACCCACAACTTCCCAGTAA
- a CDS encoding peroxiredoxin, with amino-acid sequence MGEKVYELKKIKKKGKGMPLIGDKFPKMEVQTTYGMMKLPKAFKGKWFVLFSHPGDFTPVCTTEFVAFQLRYELFHELNCELIGLSVDQVFAHLKWTEWIAENFDVDIEFPIIADTGKVADLLGLIHPNKGTNTVRAVFIIDPQGIIRAMLYYPQELGRNIDEILRMIEGFQTADEKEVAIPANWPCNEIIGKGLIIPPAADVETAIKRPEKYKCFDWWLCYRNFYKW; translated from the coding sequence ATGGGAGAAAAAGTTTACGAACTAAAAAAAATCAAGAAAAAAGGGAAAGGAATGCCTCTTATTGGTGATAAATTCCCTAAAATGGAAGTTCAGACCACTTATGGAATGATGAAGTTACCCAAAGCATTTAAGGGTAAGTGGTTCGTTTTATTCAGTCATCCTGGAGATTTCACACCAGTGTGTACCACTGAATTCGTTGCCTTCCAACTCCGTTATGAATTATTCCATGAACTAAACTGCGAACTCATTGGACTTTCAGTGGACCAGGTCTTTGCACACCTTAAATGGACAGAGTGGATAGCGGAAAATTTCGATGTGGACATCGAATTCCCAATAATTGCAGATACAGGAAAAGTTGCTGATTTATTGGGATTAATACATCCGAACAAAGGCACCAACACTGTAAGAGCTGTTTTCATAATCGATCCTCAGGGAATCATCAGAGCAATGCTTTACTATCCACAGGAACTGGGAAGAAACATAGATGAAATATTAAGAATGATAGAGGGCTTCCAAACTGCTGATGAGAAGGAAGTTGCCATACCCGCCAACTGGCCTTGCAACGAAATCATAGGCAAAGGACTCATCATTCCACCTGCCGCAGATGTTGAAACCGCAATCAAAAGACCAGAGAAATATAAATGCTTTGACTGGTGGTTATGCTACAGAAATTTTTATAAATGGTAG
- a CDS encoding superoxide dismutase — MAKKIYELPPLPYDYDALAPHISEEQLQIHHDKHHQAYVDGANALLEKFDNRPGIEFDVKAVAKELSFHVGGFVLHKLFWENMAPAPKGGGEPKGTLAKYIEKNFGSFERFKQEFSQAANGTEGSGWAALTYCRGTDRLFITQIEKHNVNVIPHFRVLMVLDVWEHAYYLDYKNVRPAFVEAFWNIVNWEEINRRLEIELLSASLNLVDNRRILDMKIEEFRENFDDWLASFENK; from the coding sequence ATGGCAAAAAAAATATATGAACTCCCCCCACTACCTTACGACTACGATGCGTTGGCTCCCCATATATCAGAGGAGCAACTCCAGATACACCATGATAAACACCACCAGGCCTATGTGGATGGTGCCAATGCACTATTAGAGAAATTTGATAACAGACCAGGCATAGAATTTGATGTGAAGGCAGTGGCCAAGGAACTATCATTCCATGTTGGTGGATTCGTACTCCACAAACTTTTCTGGGAAAACATGGCCCCCGCACCAAAAGGTGGAGGTGAACCCAAAGGAACTCTTGCCAAATACATTGAAAAGAATTTTGGATCCTTTGAACGGTTCAAACAGGAATTTTCCCAGGCAGCAAACGGCACTGAAGGATCTGGATGGGCTGCCCTAACCTATTGTAGGGGCACTGACCGACTCTTCATAACCCAGATCGAGAAACACAACGTCAACGTGATCCCTCATTTCAGAGTTTTAATGGTTCTGGATGTATGGGAACACGCATATTATCTTGACTACAAAAATGTGCGACCAGCATTTGTGGAAGCCTTCTGGAACATAGTCAACTGGGAAGAAATTAACCGACGCCTTGAAATTGAACTTCTGTCAGCTAGTTTAAACCTGGTGGACAACCGTCGTATTCTGGACATGAAAATCGAAGAGTTCCGGGAAAACTTCGATGACTGGCTGGCATCTTTTGAAAATAAATAA
- a CDS encoding phenylacetate--CoA ligase family protein, whose translation MIWNEKAECMSAEEKEELQLKRLQEVVKRVYENVPYYHERMDGLGVTPDDIQTLEDIEKLPFTTKSDLRDAYPFGMFAVDTDDIVEIHTTSGTTGKPTVSGYTRKDLEIWGEVVARALSMAGGTKKDIVQNCYGYGLFTGGLGVHHGGQKLGCTVIPISAGNTQRQIEVIKDFESTIITCTPSYAMYIAEVLEREGVPKENIKLKAGVLGAEMWTEEMRNEIERRLGIDALNIYGLTEIIGPGVANECMEKDGLHIFDDHFYPEIIDPKNLETLPEGEKGELVLTSLTREGMPVLRFRTKDITSLKPDKCACGRTHVKMDRITGRSDDMLKIRGVIVFPSQIERALLKIPGMEPQYQIIASRPHHMDELEVQVEASPSLVSDEVRHIEEVKRSIEKHIHDEIGLRVTVTLVEPQSLPRSEGKAVRVIDKRKLC comes from the coding sequence ATGATCTGGAATGAAAAGGCTGAGTGCATGTCAGCTGAGGAAAAGGAAGAATTGCAGCTTAAAAGATTACAAGAAGTTGTTAAGAGGGTTTATGAAAACGTGCCTTATTACCATGAAAGAATGGATGGATTAGGAGTGACCCCTGATGATATTCAAACTCTTGAAGACATTGAAAAACTACCCTTCACCACCAAAAGCGATCTGCGGGATGCATATCCCTTTGGAATGTTCGCAGTTGATACTGATGATATTGTAGAAATTCACACAACCTCGGGAACCACTGGCAAACCAACCGTATCAGGATACACTCGTAAAGACCTTGAAATATGGGGAGAAGTAGTTGCAAGGGCTCTTTCAATGGCAGGAGGAACCAAAAAAGACATAGTGCAAAACTGTTATGGTTATGGTCTTTTTACTGGAGGGTTGGGGGTACACCACGGTGGTCAGAAATTGGGTTGCACTGTAATACCAATCAGTGCAGGGAACACTCAACGCCAAATTGAAGTGATCAAGGACTTTGAAAGTACCATCATCACCTGTACACCCAGTTACGCCATGTACATAGCCGAAGTACTGGAAAGGGAAGGAGTTCCTAAAGAAAACATTAAACTTAAAGCTGGGGTTTTAGGGGCTGAAATGTGGACTGAAGAGATGAGAAACGAAATTGAGCGAAGATTGGGAATAGATGCCCTGAATATTTATGGACTCACTGAGATCATTGGTCCTGGTGTAGCCAATGAGTGCATGGAAAAAGATGGACTGCACATATTTGATGACCATTTTTATCCTGAAATCATAGATCCCAAAAATCTGGAAACATTGCCTGAAGGCGAAAAAGGAGAGTTGGTACTGACTTCCCTTACCAGGGAGGGAATGCCAGTGCTGCGTTTCAGAACGAAGGATATTACTTCACTTAAACCTGACAAATGTGCCTGTGGAAGGACCCATGTTAAGATGGATCGTATAACCGGAAGATCTGATGATATGCTCAAGATCAGAGGAGTGATAGTGTTCCCATCCCAGATCGAACGGGCACTACTCAAAATACCTGGAATGGAACCACAATACCAGATCATTGCCAGCAGACCCCATCACATGGATGAACTGGAAGTGCAGGTCGAAGCTTCACCCAGCCTAGTTTCAGATGAAGTTAGACACATTGAAGAAGTAAAAAGATCCATAGAAAAACATATACATGATGAAATCGGCCTCAGAGTCACTGTGACGCTGGTAGAGCCGCAAAGTCTCCCCAGAAGTGAGGGGAAAGCTGTCAGAGTTATTGATAAACGAAAACTATGTTAA
- a CDS encoding ACT domain-containing protein → MKLKQISVFLENKKGRLWKAMNVLSTAGINIRALSIADTSEFGILRMIVPDPQLAKKKLTEENFVVKVNEVIGVEVDDEPGGLDTVLGILNQADVNVEYIYAFVEKKTNKAIVVIRTEDLDAGIKVLEDAGVDILNARDVDLL, encoded by the coding sequence ATGAAGTTAAAACAAATATCTGTATTTTTGGAAAATAAAAAAGGAAGACTTTGGAAAGCTATGAATGTTTTATCCACTGCCGGTATTAATATCAGGGCTCTTTCCATAGCTGATACTTCTGAATTCGGTATTCTGCGAATGATTGTTCCGGATCCTCAACTGGCAAAAAAGAAACTCACTGAAGAAAACTTTGTAGTGAAAGTTAACGAAGTTATTGGTGTGGAAGTTGACGACGAACCTGGAGGATTGGACACCGTTCTTGGAATTTTAAACCAGGCTGATGTTAATGTAGAATACATTTACGCTTTTGTTGAGAAAAAAACTAACAAAGCCATTGTGGTGATCCGTACTGAGGATCTTGATGCAGGTATAAAAGTATTAGAAGATGCAGGGGTTGACATTCTCAATGCAAGGGATGTTGATCTTTTATAA
- a CDS encoding zinc-ribbon domain-containing protein has translation MVSSDEIRRRLEARKRGSDPYAEKTPEQAGVICPECNTANSTGAKFCVGCGSSLVKEEVESPQPETQKMEDYKICPSCNQKNKADAKFCIVCGHKFEESATINEFTGTDEGTKETTGTDEGTVQPTPAGTVEEIPEVKNSPSEEVKGTPEIPEIKVPEQLKSEENQQTQKIEEKTDVEDATVKTESAKVQQITESDVAADEDVDPMEKIKKAKDLLDIGAITQEDFDKIKNKYLKKI, from the coding sequence ATGGTTTCAAGCGATGAGATTAGAAGAAGATTAGAAGCTAGAAAGAGAGGTTCAGATCCATATGCGGAAAAAACACCAGAACAAGCAGGTGTTATCTGCCCGGAGTGCAATACAGCTAATAGTACTGGTGCTAAATTCTGTGTTGGCTGCGGATCATCTCTGGTTAAAGAAGAAGTTGAGTCACCGCAACCAGAAACTCAAAAAATGGAGGATTATAAGATATGCCCTTCATGCAATCAGAAAAATAAAGCAGATGCCAAGTTTTGTATTGTCTGCGGTCATAAATTTGAAGAATCAGCAACTATTAATGAATTCACTGGTACTGATGAAGGAACTAAGGAAACCACTGGTACTGATGAAGGAACTGTTCAGCCAACACCCGCAGGAACTGTAGAAGAAATTCCTGAGGTAAAAAATAGTCCTTCTGAGGAAGTGAAGGGAACTCCTGAGATACCTGAAATCAAAGTTCCTGAACAATTAAAGTCTGAAGAAAATCAACAGACCCAAAAAATCGAAGAAAAAACCGACGTTGAAGACGCCACGGTCAAAACAGAGTCTGCAAAGGTCCAGCAGATAACTGAATCCGATGTGGCTGCTGATGAAGATGTTGATCCAATGGAAAAAATCAAAAAAGCTAAAGATCTTCTGGATATAGGTGCCATTACCCAGGAAGATTTTGATAAAATCAAAAACAAATATCTAAAAAAGATTTAA